The Mustelus asterias chromosome 13, sMusAst1.hap1.1, whole genome shotgun sequence genomic sequence ctcagcaccagggacccggattcaattctggccttgggtcactgcctgtgcggagtttgcacattctccccgtgtctgtgtgggtttcctccgggtgctccggttccctcccacagtctgaaagacgtgcaggttttgtggattggctatgttaaattgtcccttagtgccctaagatatgtaagttagggggattagtggggtaaatgcgtggggttacagggatagggcaggggggtgggccggggtaaggtgctctgtcagagttgaAGATGACtttttgggccgaatggcctccttctgcactgtaggaattctatgagtctatggacTCAATCTTTCCTTTAGAAGGCAACTCTtagtcccaggaatcaacctagcgAACTGTCTCCATAAGAGAACAACTTGGGAAATCAGTGGACACTAACTCTGGCAAAGCATCTCCTTGCAAAGAATCCTCATTTCAGAAGAGAAATTGGAAGAGGGAGAGATATGAGAtgtgttaatttttttttaaatagcacATCCTGGGTTATTAATTAATATCCACTCACTCTTACTGAGGTAAAGTAAAGTTtctctattagtcacaagtaaggcttacattaacactgcaatggagttactgtgaaattccgctagtcgccacactctggcacctgttcaggtcaatgcaccctaaccagcacgtctttcagaatgtgggaggaaaccggagcacccggaggaaacccacgcagacacggggagaatgtgcagactctgcacggacagtgacccgagaccggaatcgaacccgggtccctggcgctgtgaggcagcagtgctaaccgctgtgccaccatgccaccgctaGCAAGGTGGGTAGTATGGGCATGCAGCTATGGAAAAAGAACATCAAGGTTTCCAGTTATTCAGTATGTTCCATTTCAATCTAAATAAACCAATCTTTCAGACAGAGAAAAGGAATTGGGAACAAAAACTAAAGCACAGTATCTGAACGGCACATTTCCTTGGTTGGCCCCATTTCAGTGAGTCTCGATAATGTTATTCACACTCAGGAAATTGTCATTTCTAATAAGCACAACATCCTCTTCCCTCACTTTGGAATGATTTTATTGCTCATTGCTAATAGCCTTGTCAATCACATCAATTGGATTTACAAGCCATTTCATGCCTTACCCAGTTTTACAGTGAATGGTAACGGCAGGGCTCCTATCACACTGCTGAACAgaaatttatacactgtaaatcACGGCATATAAGCTGACGTGATGTATaagatcgcttctcggccttttggctaagatcaagcgtggtctgctgatgctgcacttggttgaggtcattgggttgcatttaagcttaattttcacatgaagcaatttttaaaagcggcatctcggccttttggctaagatgcaaatgagatcaagccttggaggaggaaacctccgcctactccaatcagcttggctcatgtagatcaggcccaagacagggtaggggttgcataccctgtcttgtcagcttggatcgggaatgtctcaacttgttgagactctgaattggacttgatttgattgaattgaaaaAGTATAAAAAGAAGTAAGATGACTCCATTTTACTGGCCCCAAAAACCTTGCTTTTCCACATCCCTGCCTTGGGAGCCACGATATGCTCTACTCGCATTGATAGGCCCCATCTCTCACCCCACAAATGCATGTTTTACTTACCAGTACCTTAGAACTGGGTGCAGGGAATCGGGCGGGTGATACAGGCTGTGCTGTGAAGATGTGACGGAGTTTTAGATGCTTTGCATCAGGTGCTGATGCTATTTCAAAATGGCAACCGCCCACACCCACGCCTGTGGTTCACTTATCCACTCTGTGTATAAATCAACACTGTTTTTCGAAGGATTTTTCAATGTTTCTTATGTACCAACACTTACGGTAGCGACAATTCAATCCAGGTCAATTTATGATACAAAATGCACTTTGCAATAGCAAAACAAAACAAATCCTCTTTCAGCATTTCTCTCCAACAATTCAAGGTGTTTATAAAGAGTAGTGCTGCATTATACTGAGAGTCAGTCAGATacagacaggcagacacacagacacagggttcaattccggcctccgatcactgtctgtgtggaatttgctcattctccccctgtctgcgtgggttttctccgggtgctccggtttcctcccacagtccaaagacgtgcggggttaggttgattggccatggtaaattaaccccagtgtcagggggaagggagggtaaatatgagggtttatgggaatggggcctgggtaggattgtggtcggtgcagactcgatgggccgaatggcctccttctatactgtagggattctatgattaaaagtcTGTCAGGCAGCGCAGGCACATAGCTCTCCACATGAGCAGCTGAACATTCTTTCCCACATAGGTTTaggatgcagtaagaagtctcacaacaccaggttaaagtccaacaggtttatttggaatcacaagctttcggagcgctgctccttgatcagatgagtggagaggtgggttcacaaacagagcatatatataggcagagacacaattgcaagataatgatgggaatgcgagtctttacaagtaatcaagtctttacaggtacagacaatgcgagtggagagagaattgtctcaagccaggacagttaactcctgattccaaataaacctgttagactttaacttggtgttgtgaggcttcttattgtgcccaccccagtccaacaccggcatctccacatcaggttcaGGGTACAAATTTTAGTCAGCAGCTGCTGGACACACTCCGCTCCGAGCTGCCTTGACATCTACAGCACATGATAACGATGACATTATTCTCCAGCGTATTCTCCTAGGGTATGGGAAGTTGTGTTTATTGTACTGCAGACTAAATCATGGTAAAGCTTCAACTTAGCTTCATGGCACATTTTCAATGACAGATTAGAAATTTTGACAAATGTTCTTTGGAATTGGTGAATGTAGCGCGCGTGTTAAACTCTTTTCCAATGCTTTCTCAAGCTCCAcaatggtttttaaaaattcatttatgggatgtgggcatcgccggctgaccagcatttattgcccatccctaattgcccttgagaaggtgttggtgagctgtcatcttgaatcgctgcagtccacgtgctgtgggttgaccaacaatgccatttatcataagagtcatagaggtttacagcatggaaacagacccttcggcccaacttgtccatgctgccctttttttttaaaaccactaagcgagaactaattgcccgtgtttggcccatatccctctatacccatcgtacccatgtaactatctaaatgctttttaaaagacaaaattgtacctgcctctactactacctctggcagcttgttccagacactcaccaccctctgtgtgaaaaaattgcccctctggacccttttgtatctctcccctctcatcttaaacctatgccctctagttttaggctcccttacctttgggaaaagatattgactatctagctaatctatgcccctcattattttatagacttctataagatcacccctaaataaATCCTAGATCACCcctaataaaagtttatttattagtgtcacaagtaggcttacgttaacactgcaatgaagttactgtgaaaatccccgagtcgccacactccggtgcctgttggggtacagtgagggagaatttagcacggccgatgcactgaaccagtacgtctttcggactgtggaaggaaaccagaggaaaccccacgcagacacggggagaacgtgcagactccgcacggacagtgacccaagccaggaattgagcccgggtccctggcgctgtgaggcagcagtgctaaccactgtgccaccgtgtatctgggaattccaggattttgacccagccactgcgaaggaatggcgacatatttccaagttaggatggcgagtggcttagaggggaatttcaaggtggtggtgttcccatgtgcctactgcccttgtcctcctacgcGGTAGTGTTtacggatttggaaggtgctgtcgagggAGCCTTGCcgggttcctgcagtgcatcttgtagatggtacacacggctgccactgcgcatcagtggtgaagggactgaaagtttgtggaaggggtagcaagcaagtgggctgttttgtcctggatggtgtcaagccacAGGATGCCCAAGCTCTGtgctgctcttgtaaccacggtATTTAACGTgggtagtccagttcagttcccgGTCAGTCCCCAGGCTGTCGATAGTGGGGTATTCAGTGGTGGTAATGACATTGAAGGGCAGCTTAACTCCTCCCCGTAACAGCAATGATTTGTGACAGCCTCTCCAATCCATAACAATTAAGCAATTCAGCCTCTCCTATAATCAGGCATATCACAATTTTATGTAAACATTTCAAGACAAGACTAATTTTTTTCTCATATACACATGTTTCTCTGAGACTAGGTACAATGGAATTACAGTATTGATAGACTACCACAAGGGGGCAATGTGTCCAAACCTGGCGCTGCTGTAATcccattacagactggaatacaATACACCAGACAGTCAAAGAACAACAATCTGTGATGGCATCCCGACACAGGAAAGTTTGTTAATCCGTCGCTGTCTGTATTTAAATCCTCTGTTTCAGCCCTTTTCTGACCTGGACGAGTCGACATTGGGGTAATCCGTAGCTCCGATTCGAATCCTGTTTAATCGACTTTCTTTGCAGGTTTTCTGTTTGTCCACATAACCACAGCAACAAACGTTCCTGAGAGGAGGACAGTGTCAGTACAAATCTGCTCTTGGTCCACAGAATTTTAAACgttttcaggtttttaggtgtccagatcaccaacaacctgtcctggtcccccccatgccgacactatagttaagaaaacccaccaacgcctctactttctcagaagactaaggaaatttggcatgtcagctacaactctcaccaacctttacagatgcaccatagaaagcatcctttctggttgtatcacagcttggtatgggctcctgctctgcccaagaccgcaaggaactacaaaaggtcgtgaatgtagcccaatccatcacgcaaaccagcctcccatccattgactctgtctacacttcccactgcctcggaaaagcagtcagcataacgaaggaccccacgcaccccggacattctctcttccaccttcttccgtcaggaaaaagatacaaaagtctgaggtcacgtaccaaccgacttgagaacagcttcttccctgctgctgtcagactttagaatgggcccacctcgcactaagttgaactttctctacaccctatgactgtaacactacattctgcactctctcctttccttctctatgaacggtatgctttgtatagcgcgtaagaaacaatactttcactgaatactaatacatgtgacaataataaatcaaatcaaatctaaaaacACAGGACAAAAATAATAGTTTCTATTGCCGGTGATGATGGGAACGATCACAAGCCTTTAAAACAGAATTCCAGAACACCTCACATCTCCCAGTTCTGGAACACCGAGCTTGGCGGAGACTAGGTATCTGCTCTCTTACTCTGGGAGGGGGCCAGGAGTGACACAAAATGAACACTTATGAAATGAAGATAGGAGAATTTTTAAAACAAGGAtagcatttccctctcccccagccccctcatcAACAATGCAATGCATGTTGATGCTTTCTCCAAGTCAAAacaaccccccgccacccccgaaTCCAGAGACATTGTAACTGGGGATAGAGAGAACAGATGGATCGAGTTTAAGCACACATCTTCCCATTTCGCCAATCAGCATTAATCTGAGGGTCTGCCTAATGTTACAAAGAGGCCAACCGGGACTCTGTGAAACTGGAACCTGGACTGTTGTTTCCTCCCCTCTCACAGGGACCAATTTCCACCATCAATCAGCCAACTAAAGGgagtcagtggttagcactgctgcctcacagtgccagggacctaggttcgattcccagcttgagtcactgtctgtgtggcgtctgcacattagaaacatagaaaactacagcacaaaacaggcccttcggcctcacaagttgtgctgaacatatccctaccttttaggcctacctataaccctccatcctattaagtcccatgtactcatccaggagtctcttaaaagaccctattgagttcgcctccaccaccactgacggcagccgattccactcgcccaccaccctctgtgtgaaaaacttccccctaacatttcccctgtacctacaccccagcacctaaaacctgtgtcctctcgtagcagccagttccaccctgggaaaaagcctctgagagtccacccgatctatgcctctcaacatcttatatacctctattaggtctcctctcatcctatgtctctccaaggagaaaagaccgagctccctcagcctatcctcaaaaggcatgccactcaatccaggcaacatccttgtaaatctcctctgcaccatttcaatcttttccacatccctcctgtaatgaggcgaccagaactgagcacagtactccccacgtctgcgtgggtttcctcccacagtccgaaagatgtgctggttaggtgcattggccatgctaaattctccctcgttgtacccgaacaggcgctggggtgtggcataacttcactgcagtgttcatgtaagcctacttgtgacactaataaataaacttcgaaCTGAAAGTCCCTCGAGTGTCTTAATGAAACGATTACTGGTCAACAGAGAGAAGTCGGTGCACTCACCTACTAATAAGACCAGGAGCAGACCAGCGACAGCGGGTAGGATCACAGCATACTCGCGTGCCAGGAAGTAGCTGTGAAGAATGTGGCTGCTGTCCACAAACGGCTGAAATACAAGAATGGCTTTGGTTagcacacacgtattcacaattTTTCAGGCAGGTCTCAGGGTGAAAAGCCACTTTACTCCAGCAGGAGGCTACAAGATGTCAGTGTCTGATAATTGGGACTGTTTAATGATGATTATTGCGCATGTAAATGGAGATTTCGACCTCAGCCACGCTGAAAAGGACAAAAAAATGGTATCTCATTGCAGCCAACTGATTGTCAgagacagggcagcacggtggcacagtggttagcactgctgcctcacagcggcagggacccaggttcaattccggcctcaagtcactatctgtgtggagtctgcacgttctcctcgtgtctgcatgggtttcctccgggtgctccgatttcctcccacagtccaaggatgtgcggattaggttgattggccatgctaaattgaccttagtgtcagggagattagcagcgtaaatgtgtgtggttacgggaatagagcctggttgggattgtggtcggtgtagacttaatgggccgaatggccaccttctgtaccgtagggattctaaatcGTGACTACGTTTTGGTTAGTGGCAATAGAGCCAAACAGACACTCTTACTCCAGTTTTTTTCCCTATCGTGTATAAGAAACAAGCAGCACAGAgagtgaccattcagcccaatgtgccTGTGCCAGCCCTTTGAAAGGGCTAAGCAGTTAGCCCCACTTAGCTACCCTTTCCTGGTGGTTTCTGCTTCAGCTAGAGACCTAATCTCCTTCTGAAGCAAGTTAATACTGCGGAATTTTCCCCGCTCTCTCAGGCacagtgccttccagatcacaacaactcactcacattctcatctCCCCCTTGCTTTCCTCCCAACTGTTGTAAATCTGTTGCCTCTGGAACTGACCCTcccctgccagtggaaataatgCAAACTTCTTAATACTAAATGGCATACGTTGAAGACCCAGAGGGTCAGTGGATGAGTTTATTCAAGATTGAGATGGATACGATTTGAGTATAAAGGGAATTAATGGATATGGGAAGGAGGCAGGGAAGTGGAACAAAGGtctagattagccatgattgtattgaatggtggtccTGGACCGAGGAACTTGAAAACAATGCTGGAAATGAGTGCAAAAACTTAGTATCTTCTCGAATAATGTAAGCATTGAAACTACCATGATCTCAATCTATATTTATAAAATCAACACTCACCAAGACGATGACCCAGACTGTGTAGTAGGTGAAAACGACCAAGCTGAAGACCACCAGGCCCATTCCAACCACTTGGTCTGCTCCTGTAGCCTGACAGAGAAAGCAATGAGGTGTGATTAAGCAAAGAACATCGTAACGTATGTTCTATACCTGTTTTAAAGAACTCTGTCATAAGTACCTAGTAatgttcatgtcacacaagtccCAGGCAATGGCcagctccaacaagaaagaatctagccATCTCCTCATGACGTTCAACGGCATTGCCATTGCcgaatctcccaccatcaacatcctggagcttATCTCTGACTGAACCAGTTGTATAAATctctggctacaagaacaggtcaggccGGGAATTCtttggcgagtaactcatctcctgactctctaaagcctgtccagcatctgcaaggcacaagtcaggagtgtgatggaatactctccacttgcctggattaatgcagctccaacaactc encodes the following:
- the dpm2 gene encoding dolichol phosphate-mannose biosynthesis regulatory protein — translated: MATGADQVVGMGLVVFSLVVFTYYTVWVIVLPFVDSSHILHSYFLAREYAVILPAVAGLLLVLLVGTFVAVVMWTNRKPAKKVD